The Saccopteryx leptura isolate mSacLep1 chromosome 2, mSacLep1_pri_phased_curated, whole genome shotgun sequence genome has a window encoding:
- the CNTROB gene encoding centrobin isoform X2, producing MEISATSPSSPLRAKDLLSDSSEAAGLNQVSSEVTSQLYASLHLSRQAEATARAQLFMPSTSLPPHEGLDSLAQELSHSLSVGLENNLKKKDGSKHIFEMESVRGQLQSMLQTSRDTAYRAVSERREEDSFDSDSTATLLNTQPLQDLSPSSSAQALEELFPRYTSLRPGPPHNPPGFQGLRDALDSEHTRRKHCERHIQSLQTRVLELQQQLAVAVTADHKKDIMIEQLDKTLARVVEGWNQHEAERTEVLRGLQEERQAAELTRSKQQETVTRLEQSLSEAMEALNREQERARLQQRERETLEEERQALTLRLELEQQQSRALQEERDDACARQLSERRQLESLQVSLEEERQAWAQQERQLKERHQALQEESQAQLEREKGNTQREAQTARKAQEHLALLQAEVQRLEGELDTARRERDALQLEMSLVQAQYESQRIQLESELAEQLEQRVTERLAQAQESSLRQAASLREQHRKQLQNLNEQHQQELSAQVAQFKVDAAEREERQRQVVQDYELRLAREQARVRDLQSGNRQLEEQRTELVERLQAMLQAHWEEASQLLGASALPPNPPVPAACPSSPGPQEPEKGERRAWTMPPVAVALKPVLQQSREARDELPEVSAVLCSPSPDLSLLLDPTFQSQHSFQPLEPKPDLTSSSAEAFHPSHGAEPPFPEKDPGPDRAGFLKPGPPPSSQLESLTHFLHQLLETVPQNSENPSVDLLPLKSGPLTVPSWEEAPQVSRLPPPVHKTKVPLAVASNLLRAHELSSAHLQSRGPSSGVPERGGEGLTSSRQLMELSQLLQLYQARGWGALSAEDLLLCLKSLEHSGTDSRGDSVPRRSADAHLGEIPRKEIPSQALARRLATVPKTEKPPARKKSGHSTPGSLRGRAGVWR from the exons ATGGAGATATCAGCTACCAGCCCCAGTTCACCTCTCCGGGCCAAGGATCTCCTGAGTGATTCATCAGAAGCTGCTGGGCTGAACCAAGTGTCCTCCGAGGTGACCTCCCAGCTCTATGCTTCTTTGCACCTCAGTCGTCAGGCTGAAGCCACAGCCCGAGCCCAGCTGTTTatgccctccacctccctcccgcCTCATGAGGGGTTAGACAGCTTGGCCCAAGAGCTGAGTCACAGTTTGTCAGTCGGATTGGAGAACAACTTGAAGAAAAAG GATGGTTCCAAGCATATCTTTGAGATGGAAAGTGTTCGTGGCCAACTCCAAAGCATGCTCCAAACCTCACGTGATACAGCCTATC GTGCTGTCTCAGAGAGACGGGAGGAAGACTCATTTGACAGTGACAGCACAGCCACCTTGCTTAA CACCCAGCCCCTGCAAGACTTGTCTCCATCTAGCTCAGCCCAGGCCCTGGAGGAGCTGTTTCCCCGCTACACCAGCCTTCGGCCAGGACCCCCGCACAACCCCCCGGGTTTTCAGGGCCTGAGAGATGCGCTGGATTCGGAGCATACCCGTCGCAAG CACTGTGAGCGCCATATTCAGAGCCTGCAGACCCGAGTGCTAGAGCTTCAACAACAGCTGGCTGTGGCTGTGACTGCTGACCACAAGAAAGATATCATGATTGAACAACTGGACAAG ACCCTGGCCCGTGTGGTGGAGGGTTGGAACCAGCACGAAGCCGAGCGCACCGAGGTGCTTCGGGGACTCCAGGAAGAACGCCAGGCAGCCGAGCTCACTAGAAGCAAGCAGCAAGAG ACAGTAACCCGCCTGGAACAAAGTCTTTCTGAGGCCATGGAGGCCCTCAATCGCGAGCAGGAACGTGCCAGACTACAGCAACGGGAAAGAGAGAcactg GAAGAGGAGAGGCAAGCTCTGACCTTGCGCTTGGAGCTCGAGCAGCAGCAGAGCCGGGCCCTGCAGGAAGAACGAGATGACGCCTGTGCTCGCCAGCTCAGTGAGCGTCGGCAGTTGGAGAGCCTGCAGGTTTCCCTAGAAGAAGAACGGCAGGCCTGGGCCCAGCAAGAGCGCCAGCTGAAGGAACGCCACCAGGCCCTGCAGGAGGAGAGCCAGGCTCAGCTGGAAAGGGAAAAG GGGAACACGCAGAGGGAAGCCCAGACAGCGCGGAAGGCCCAGGAGCACCTGGCATTGCTTCAGGCTGAGGTGCAGCGGCTGGAAGGGGAGCTGGACACAGCTCGGAGGGAGAGAGATGCCCTGCAGCTGGAAATGAGTTTGGtgcag GCCCAGTATGAAAGCCAGCGGATCCAGCTGGAGTCGGAACTGGCCGAGCAGCTGGAGCAGCGGGTGACAGAGCGGCTGGCGCAGGCGCAGGAGAGCAGCCTGCGGCAGGCAGCCTCCCTGAGGGAGCAGCACAG GAAGCAGCTGCAGAACCTGAATGAGCAGCACCAGCAGGAACTGTCCGCGCAGGTGGCTCAGTTCAAGGTGGACGCGGCAGAACGAGAGGAACGGCAGCGGCAGGTGGTTCAGGACTATGAGCTCAG ATTGGCCCGGGAGCAAGCGCGAGTGCGGGACCTGCAGAGCGGGAACCGGCAGCTGGAGGAGCAGCGGACCGAGCTGGTGGAGCGGCTCCAAGCCATGCTGCAAGCCCACTGGGAGGAGGCGAGCCAGCTGCTGGGCGCCTCTGCCCTGCCTCCTAACCCCCCA GTCCCTGCCGCCTGCCCGTCTAGCCCTGGGCCTCAGGAAccggagaagggggagaggagggcctGGACTATGCCTCCCGTGGCTGTGGCCCTAAAACCCGTATTGCAGCAGAGCCGGGAGGCCAGGGACGAGCTGCCCGAAGTGTCAGCTgttctctgcagcccctccccagaTCTTAGCCTTCTGCTGGACCCCACTTTCCAGAGCCAGCATTCCTTCCAGCCCCTGGAGCCAAAGCCAGATCTCACTTCATCTTCAG CCGAGGCCTTCCATCCCAGTCACGGAGCAGAGCCGCCGTTCCCTGAGAAGGACCCGGGGCCTGACCGGGCAGGCTTCCTCAAGCCAGGGCCGCCTCCCTCTTCGCAGCTGGAGAGCCTCACGCACTTTTTGCACCAG CTGCTGGAGACGGTACCCCAGAACAGTGAGAACCCCTCTGTTGACCTGTTGCCCCTGAAGTCTG GTCCCCTGACGGTCCCATCCTGGGAGGAAGCCCCTCAAGTATCACGCCTCCCACCCCCTGTCCATAAGACTAAAGTGCCCTTAGCCGTGGCGTCTAATCTCCTCCGGGCCCATGAGCTTTCCTCTGCCCATTTACAGAGCAGGGGTCCCAGCAGCGGTGTCCCCGAGAGAG GTGGAGAGGGGCTCACTTCCTCGAGGCAGCTGATGGAGTTGTCACAGCTGTTACAACTGTACCAAGCTCGGGGCTGGGGGGCGCTGTCTGCTGAGGATCTGCTGCTCTGCCTGAAGAGTCTGGAGCATAGCGG GACTGACAGCCGAGGGGACAGTGTGCCCAGGAGGAGCGCTGATGCCCACCTGGGCGAGATCCCCCGGAAGGAG ATTCCGTCCCAGGCTCTCGCTCGCCGCCTTGCCACAGTTCCTAAGACTGAAAAGCCTCCAGCACGCAAGAAAAGCGGGCACTCCACCCCTGGCAGCCTGAGGGGCCGGGCAGGAGTCTGGAGATGA
- the CNTROB gene encoding centrobin isoform X3 — MEISATSPSSPLRAKDLLSDSSEAAGLNQVSSEVTSQLYASLHLSRQAEATARAQLFMPSTSLPPHEGLDSLAQELSHSLSVGLENNLKKKDGSKHIFEMESVRGQLQSMLQTSRDTAYRAVSERREEDSFDSDSTATLLNSAQALEELFPRYTSLRPGPPHNPPGFQGLRDALDSEHTRRKHCERHIQSLQTRVLELQQQLAVAVTADHKKDIMIEQLDKTLARVVEGWNQHEAERTEVLRGLQEERQAAELTRSKQQETVTRLEQSLSEAMEALNREQERARLQQRERETLEEERQALTLRLELEQQQSRALQEERDDACARQLSERRQLESLQVSLEEERQAWAQQERQLKERHQALQEESQAQLEREKGNTQREAQTARKAQEHLALLQAEVQRLEGELDTARRERDALQLEMSLVQAQYESQRIQLESELAEQLEQRVTERLAQAQESSLRQAASLREQHRKQLQNLNEQHQQELSAQVAQFKVDAAEREERQRQVVQDYELRLAREQARVRDLQSGNRQLEEQRTELVERLQAMLQAHWEEASQLLGASALPPNPPVPAACPSSPGPQEPEKGERRAWTMPPVAVALKPVLQQSREARDELPEVSAVLCSPSPDLSLLLDPTFQSQHSFQPLEPKPDLTSSSAEAFSTAEAFHPSHGAEPPFPEKDPGPDRAGFLKPGPPPSSQLESLTHFLHQLLETVPQNSENPSVDLLPLKSGPLTVPSWEEAPQVSRLPPPVHKTKVPLAVASNLLRAHELSSAHLQSRGPSSGVPERGGEGLTSSRQLMELSQLLQLYQARGWGALSAEDLLLCLKSLEHSGTDSRGDSVPRRSADAHLGEIPRKEIPSQALARRLATVPKTEKPPARKKSGHSTPGSLRGRAGVWR; from the exons ATGGAGATATCAGCTACCAGCCCCAGTTCACCTCTCCGGGCCAAGGATCTCCTGAGTGATTCATCAGAAGCTGCTGGGCTGAACCAAGTGTCCTCCGAGGTGACCTCCCAGCTCTATGCTTCTTTGCACCTCAGTCGTCAGGCTGAAGCCACAGCCCGAGCCCAGCTGTTTatgccctccacctccctcccgcCTCATGAGGGGTTAGACAGCTTGGCCCAAGAGCTGAGTCACAGTTTGTCAGTCGGATTGGAGAACAACTTGAAGAAAAAG GATGGTTCCAAGCATATCTTTGAGATGGAAAGTGTTCGTGGCCAACTCCAAAGCATGCTCCAAACCTCACGTGATACAGCCTATC GTGCTGTCTCAGAGAGACGGGAGGAAGACTCATTTGACAGTGACAGCACAGCCACCTTGCTTAA CTCAGCCCAGGCCCTGGAGGAGCTGTTTCCCCGCTACACCAGCCTTCGGCCAGGACCCCCGCACAACCCCCCGGGTTTTCAGGGCCTGAGAGATGCGCTGGATTCGGAGCATACCCGTCGCAAG CACTGTGAGCGCCATATTCAGAGCCTGCAGACCCGAGTGCTAGAGCTTCAACAACAGCTGGCTGTGGCTGTGACTGCTGACCACAAGAAAGATATCATGATTGAACAACTGGACAAG ACCCTGGCCCGTGTGGTGGAGGGTTGGAACCAGCACGAAGCCGAGCGCACCGAGGTGCTTCGGGGACTCCAGGAAGAACGCCAGGCAGCCGAGCTCACTAGAAGCAAGCAGCAAGAG ACAGTAACCCGCCTGGAACAAAGTCTTTCTGAGGCCATGGAGGCCCTCAATCGCGAGCAGGAACGTGCCAGACTACAGCAACGGGAAAGAGAGAcactg GAAGAGGAGAGGCAAGCTCTGACCTTGCGCTTGGAGCTCGAGCAGCAGCAGAGCCGGGCCCTGCAGGAAGAACGAGATGACGCCTGTGCTCGCCAGCTCAGTGAGCGTCGGCAGTTGGAGAGCCTGCAGGTTTCCCTAGAAGAAGAACGGCAGGCCTGGGCCCAGCAAGAGCGCCAGCTGAAGGAACGCCACCAGGCCCTGCAGGAGGAGAGCCAGGCTCAGCTGGAAAGGGAAAAG GGGAACACGCAGAGGGAAGCCCAGACAGCGCGGAAGGCCCAGGAGCACCTGGCATTGCTTCAGGCTGAGGTGCAGCGGCTGGAAGGGGAGCTGGACACAGCTCGGAGGGAGAGAGATGCCCTGCAGCTGGAAATGAGTTTGGtgcag GCCCAGTATGAAAGCCAGCGGATCCAGCTGGAGTCGGAACTGGCCGAGCAGCTGGAGCAGCGGGTGACAGAGCGGCTGGCGCAGGCGCAGGAGAGCAGCCTGCGGCAGGCAGCCTCCCTGAGGGAGCAGCACAG GAAGCAGCTGCAGAACCTGAATGAGCAGCACCAGCAGGAACTGTCCGCGCAGGTGGCTCAGTTCAAGGTGGACGCGGCAGAACGAGAGGAACGGCAGCGGCAGGTGGTTCAGGACTATGAGCTCAG ATTGGCCCGGGAGCAAGCGCGAGTGCGGGACCTGCAGAGCGGGAACCGGCAGCTGGAGGAGCAGCGGACCGAGCTGGTGGAGCGGCTCCAAGCCATGCTGCAAGCCCACTGGGAGGAGGCGAGCCAGCTGCTGGGCGCCTCTGCCCTGCCTCCTAACCCCCCA GTCCCTGCCGCCTGCCCGTCTAGCCCTGGGCCTCAGGAAccggagaagggggagaggagggcctGGACTATGCCTCCCGTGGCTGTGGCCCTAAAACCCGTATTGCAGCAGAGCCGGGAGGCCAGGGACGAGCTGCCCGAAGTGTCAGCTgttctctgcagcccctccccagaTCTTAGCCTTCTGCTGGACCCCACTTTCCAGAGCCAGCATTCCTTCCAGCCCCTGGAGCCAAAGCCAGATCTCACTTCATCTTCAG CTGAGGCGTTCTCCACAGCCGAGGCCTTCCATCCCAGTCACGGAGCAGAGCCGCCGTTCCCTGAGAAGGACCCGGGGCCTGACCGGGCAGGCTTCCTCAAGCCAGGGCCGCCTCCCTCTTCGCAGCTGGAGAGCCTCACGCACTTTTTGCACCAG CTGCTGGAGACGGTACCCCAGAACAGTGAGAACCCCTCTGTTGACCTGTTGCCCCTGAAGTCTG GTCCCCTGACGGTCCCATCCTGGGAGGAAGCCCCTCAAGTATCACGCCTCCCACCCCCTGTCCATAAGACTAAAGTGCCCTTAGCCGTGGCGTCTAATCTCCTCCGGGCCCATGAGCTTTCCTCTGCCCATTTACAGAGCAGGGGTCCCAGCAGCGGTGTCCCCGAGAGAG GTGGAGAGGGGCTCACTTCCTCGAGGCAGCTGATGGAGTTGTCACAGCTGTTACAACTGTACCAAGCTCGGGGCTGGGGGGCGCTGTCTGCTGAGGATCTGCTGCTCTGCCTGAAGAGTCTGGAGCATAGCGG GACTGACAGCCGAGGGGACAGTGTGCCCAGGAGGAGCGCTGATGCCCACCTGGGCGAGATCCCCCGGAAGGAG ATTCCGTCCCAGGCTCTCGCTCGCCGCCTTGCCACAGTTCCTAAGACTGAAAAGCCTCCAGCACGCAAGAAAAGCGGGCACTCCACCCCTGGCAGCCTGAGGGGCCGGGCAGGAGTCTGGAGATGA
- the CNTROB gene encoding centrobin isoform X5 → MEISATSPSSPLRAKDLLSDSSEAAGLNQVSSEVTSQLYASLHLSRQAEATARAQLFMPSTSLPPHEGLDSLAQELSHSLSVGLENNLKKKDGSKHIFEMESVRGQLQSMLQTSRDTAYRAVSERREEDSFDSDSTATLLNTQPLQDLSPSSSAQALEELFPRYTSLRPGPPHNPPGFQGLRDALDSEHTRRKHCERHIQSLQTRVLELQQQLAVAVTADHKKDIMIEQLDKTLARVVEGWNQHEAERTEVLRGLQEERQAAELTRSKQQETVTRLEQSLSEAMEALNREQERARLQQRERETLEEERQALTLRLELEQQQSRALQEERDDACARQLSERRQLESLQVSLEEERQAWAQQERQLKERHQALQEESQAQLEREKGNTQREAQTARKAQEHLALLQAEVQRLEGELDTARRERDALQLEMSLVQAQYESQRIQLESELAEQLEQRVTERLAQAQESSLRQAASLREQHRKQLQNLNEQHQQELSAQVAQFKVDAAEREERQRQVVQDYELRLAREQARVRDLQSGNRQLEEQRTELVERLQAMLQAHWEEASQLLGASALPPNPPVPAACPSSPGPQEPEKGERRAWTMPPVAVALKPVLQQSREARDELPEVSAVLCSPSPDLSLLLDPTFQSQHSFQPLEPKPDLTSSSAEAFSTAEAFHPSHGAEPPFPEKDPGPDRAGFLKPGPPPSSQLESLTHFLHQMPKSLCWA, encoded by the exons ATGGAGATATCAGCTACCAGCCCCAGTTCACCTCTCCGGGCCAAGGATCTCCTGAGTGATTCATCAGAAGCTGCTGGGCTGAACCAAGTGTCCTCCGAGGTGACCTCCCAGCTCTATGCTTCTTTGCACCTCAGTCGTCAGGCTGAAGCCACAGCCCGAGCCCAGCTGTTTatgccctccacctccctcccgcCTCATGAGGGGTTAGACAGCTTGGCCCAAGAGCTGAGTCACAGTTTGTCAGTCGGATTGGAGAACAACTTGAAGAAAAAG GATGGTTCCAAGCATATCTTTGAGATGGAAAGTGTTCGTGGCCAACTCCAAAGCATGCTCCAAACCTCACGTGATACAGCCTATC GTGCTGTCTCAGAGAGACGGGAGGAAGACTCATTTGACAGTGACAGCACAGCCACCTTGCTTAA CACCCAGCCCCTGCAAGACTTGTCTCCATCTAGCTCAGCCCAGGCCCTGGAGGAGCTGTTTCCCCGCTACACCAGCCTTCGGCCAGGACCCCCGCACAACCCCCCGGGTTTTCAGGGCCTGAGAGATGCGCTGGATTCGGAGCATACCCGTCGCAAG CACTGTGAGCGCCATATTCAGAGCCTGCAGACCCGAGTGCTAGAGCTTCAACAACAGCTGGCTGTGGCTGTGACTGCTGACCACAAGAAAGATATCATGATTGAACAACTGGACAAG ACCCTGGCCCGTGTGGTGGAGGGTTGGAACCAGCACGAAGCCGAGCGCACCGAGGTGCTTCGGGGACTCCAGGAAGAACGCCAGGCAGCCGAGCTCACTAGAAGCAAGCAGCAAGAG ACAGTAACCCGCCTGGAACAAAGTCTTTCTGAGGCCATGGAGGCCCTCAATCGCGAGCAGGAACGTGCCAGACTACAGCAACGGGAAAGAGAGAcactg GAAGAGGAGAGGCAAGCTCTGACCTTGCGCTTGGAGCTCGAGCAGCAGCAGAGCCGGGCCCTGCAGGAAGAACGAGATGACGCCTGTGCTCGCCAGCTCAGTGAGCGTCGGCAGTTGGAGAGCCTGCAGGTTTCCCTAGAAGAAGAACGGCAGGCCTGGGCCCAGCAAGAGCGCCAGCTGAAGGAACGCCACCAGGCCCTGCAGGAGGAGAGCCAGGCTCAGCTGGAAAGGGAAAAG GGGAACACGCAGAGGGAAGCCCAGACAGCGCGGAAGGCCCAGGAGCACCTGGCATTGCTTCAGGCTGAGGTGCAGCGGCTGGAAGGGGAGCTGGACACAGCTCGGAGGGAGAGAGATGCCCTGCAGCTGGAAATGAGTTTGGtgcag GCCCAGTATGAAAGCCAGCGGATCCAGCTGGAGTCGGAACTGGCCGAGCAGCTGGAGCAGCGGGTGACAGAGCGGCTGGCGCAGGCGCAGGAGAGCAGCCTGCGGCAGGCAGCCTCCCTGAGGGAGCAGCACAG GAAGCAGCTGCAGAACCTGAATGAGCAGCACCAGCAGGAACTGTCCGCGCAGGTGGCTCAGTTCAAGGTGGACGCGGCAGAACGAGAGGAACGGCAGCGGCAGGTGGTTCAGGACTATGAGCTCAG ATTGGCCCGGGAGCAAGCGCGAGTGCGGGACCTGCAGAGCGGGAACCGGCAGCTGGAGGAGCAGCGGACCGAGCTGGTGGAGCGGCTCCAAGCCATGCTGCAAGCCCACTGGGAGGAGGCGAGCCAGCTGCTGGGCGCCTCTGCCCTGCCTCCTAACCCCCCA GTCCCTGCCGCCTGCCCGTCTAGCCCTGGGCCTCAGGAAccggagaagggggagaggagggcctGGACTATGCCTCCCGTGGCTGTGGCCCTAAAACCCGTATTGCAGCAGAGCCGGGAGGCCAGGGACGAGCTGCCCGAAGTGTCAGCTgttctctgcagcccctccccagaTCTTAGCCTTCTGCTGGACCCCACTTTCCAGAGCCAGCATTCCTTCCAGCCCCTGGAGCCAAAGCCAGATCTCACTTCATCTTCAG CTGAGGCGTTCTCCACAGCCGAGGCCTTCCATCCCAGTCACGGAGCAGAGCCGCCGTTCCCTGAGAAGGACCCGGGGCCTGACCGGGCAGGCTTCCTCAAGCCAGGGCCGCCTCCCTCTTCGCAGCTGGAGAGCCTCACGCACTTTTTGCACCAG ATGCCGAAGTCTCTTTGTTGGGCCTGA
- the CNTROB gene encoding centrobin isoform X1, protein MEISATSPSSPLRAKDLLSDSSEAAGLNQVSSEVTSQLYASLHLSRQAEATARAQLFMPSTSLPPHEGLDSLAQELSHSLSVGLENNLKKKDGSKHIFEMESVRGQLQSMLQTSRDTAYRAVSERREEDSFDSDSTATLLNTQPLQDLSPSSSAQALEELFPRYTSLRPGPPHNPPGFQGLRDALDSEHTRRKHCERHIQSLQTRVLELQQQLAVAVTADHKKDIMIEQLDKTLARVVEGWNQHEAERTEVLRGLQEERQAAELTRSKQQETVTRLEQSLSEAMEALNREQERARLQQRERETLEEERQALTLRLELEQQQSRALQEERDDACARQLSERRQLESLQVSLEEERQAWAQQERQLKERHQALQEESQAQLEREKGNTQREAQTARKAQEHLALLQAEVQRLEGELDTARRERDALQLEMSLVQAQYESQRIQLESELAEQLEQRVTERLAQAQESSLRQAASLREQHRKQLQNLNEQHQQELSAQVAQFKVDAAEREERQRQVVQDYELRLAREQARVRDLQSGNRQLEEQRTELVERLQAMLQAHWEEASQLLGASALPPNPPVPAACPSSPGPQEPEKGERRAWTMPPVAVALKPVLQQSREARDELPEVSAVLCSPSPDLSLLLDPTFQSQHSFQPLEPKPDLTSSSAEAFSTAEAFHPSHGAEPPFPEKDPGPDRAGFLKPGPPPSSQLESLTHFLHQLLETVPQNSENPSVDLLPLKSGPLTVPSWEEAPQVSRLPPPVHKTKVPLAVASNLLRAHELSSAHLQSRGPSSGVPERGGEGLTSSRQLMELSQLLQLYQARGWGALSAEDLLLCLKSLEHSGTDSRGDSVPRRSADAHLGEIPRKEIPSQALARRLATVPKTEKPPARKKSGHSTPGSLRGRAGVWR, encoded by the exons ATGGAGATATCAGCTACCAGCCCCAGTTCACCTCTCCGGGCCAAGGATCTCCTGAGTGATTCATCAGAAGCTGCTGGGCTGAACCAAGTGTCCTCCGAGGTGACCTCCCAGCTCTATGCTTCTTTGCACCTCAGTCGTCAGGCTGAAGCCACAGCCCGAGCCCAGCTGTTTatgccctccacctccctcccgcCTCATGAGGGGTTAGACAGCTTGGCCCAAGAGCTGAGTCACAGTTTGTCAGTCGGATTGGAGAACAACTTGAAGAAAAAG GATGGTTCCAAGCATATCTTTGAGATGGAAAGTGTTCGTGGCCAACTCCAAAGCATGCTCCAAACCTCACGTGATACAGCCTATC GTGCTGTCTCAGAGAGACGGGAGGAAGACTCATTTGACAGTGACAGCACAGCCACCTTGCTTAA CACCCAGCCCCTGCAAGACTTGTCTCCATCTAGCTCAGCCCAGGCCCTGGAGGAGCTGTTTCCCCGCTACACCAGCCTTCGGCCAGGACCCCCGCACAACCCCCCGGGTTTTCAGGGCCTGAGAGATGCGCTGGATTCGGAGCATACCCGTCGCAAG CACTGTGAGCGCCATATTCAGAGCCTGCAGACCCGAGTGCTAGAGCTTCAACAACAGCTGGCTGTGGCTGTGACTGCTGACCACAAGAAAGATATCATGATTGAACAACTGGACAAG ACCCTGGCCCGTGTGGTGGAGGGTTGGAACCAGCACGAAGCCGAGCGCACCGAGGTGCTTCGGGGACTCCAGGAAGAACGCCAGGCAGCCGAGCTCACTAGAAGCAAGCAGCAAGAG ACAGTAACCCGCCTGGAACAAAGTCTTTCTGAGGCCATGGAGGCCCTCAATCGCGAGCAGGAACGTGCCAGACTACAGCAACGGGAAAGAGAGAcactg GAAGAGGAGAGGCAAGCTCTGACCTTGCGCTTGGAGCTCGAGCAGCAGCAGAGCCGGGCCCTGCAGGAAGAACGAGATGACGCCTGTGCTCGCCAGCTCAGTGAGCGTCGGCAGTTGGAGAGCCTGCAGGTTTCCCTAGAAGAAGAACGGCAGGCCTGGGCCCAGCAAGAGCGCCAGCTGAAGGAACGCCACCAGGCCCTGCAGGAGGAGAGCCAGGCTCAGCTGGAAAGGGAAAAG GGGAACACGCAGAGGGAAGCCCAGACAGCGCGGAAGGCCCAGGAGCACCTGGCATTGCTTCAGGCTGAGGTGCAGCGGCTGGAAGGGGAGCTGGACACAGCTCGGAGGGAGAGAGATGCCCTGCAGCTGGAAATGAGTTTGGtgcag GCCCAGTATGAAAGCCAGCGGATCCAGCTGGAGTCGGAACTGGCCGAGCAGCTGGAGCAGCGGGTGACAGAGCGGCTGGCGCAGGCGCAGGAGAGCAGCCTGCGGCAGGCAGCCTCCCTGAGGGAGCAGCACAG GAAGCAGCTGCAGAACCTGAATGAGCAGCACCAGCAGGAACTGTCCGCGCAGGTGGCTCAGTTCAAGGTGGACGCGGCAGAACGAGAGGAACGGCAGCGGCAGGTGGTTCAGGACTATGAGCTCAG ATTGGCCCGGGAGCAAGCGCGAGTGCGGGACCTGCAGAGCGGGAACCGGCAGCTGGAGGAGCAGCGGACCGAGCTGGTGGAGCGGCTCCAAGCCATGCTGCAAGCCCACTGGGAGGAGGCGAGCCAGCTGCTGGGCGCCTCTGCCCTGCCTCCTAACCCCCCA GTCCCTGCCGCCTGCCCGTCTAGCCCTGGGCCTCAGGAAccggagaagggggagaggagggcctGGACTATGCCTCCCGTGGCTGTGGCCCTAAAACCCGTATTGCAGCAGAGCCGGGAGGCCAGGGACGAGCTGCCCGAAGTGTCAGCTgttctctgcagcccctccccagaTCTTAGCCTTCTGCTGGACCCCACTTTCCAGAGCCAGCATTCCTTCCAGCCCCTGGAGCCAAAGCCAGATCTCACTTCATCTTCAG CTGAGGCGTTCTCCACAGCCGAGGCCTTCCATCCCAGTCACGGAGCAGAGCCGCCGTTCCCTGAGAAGGACCCGGGGCCTGACCGGGCAGGCTTCCTCAAGCCAGGGCCGCCTCCCTCTTCGCAGCTGGAGAGCCTCACGCACTTTTTGCACCAG CTGCTGGAGACGGTACCCCAGAACAGTGAGAACCCCTCTGTTGACCTGTTGCCCCTGAAGTCTG GTCCCCTGACGGTCCCATCCTGGGAGGAAGCCCCTCAAGTATCACGCCTCCCACCCCCTGTCCATAAGACTAAAGTGCCCTTAGCCGTGGCGTCTAATCTCCTCCGGGCCCATGAGCTTTCCTCTGCCCATTTACAGAGCAGGGGTCCCAGCAGCGGTGTCCCCGAGAGAG GTGGAGAGGGGCTCACTTCCTCGAGGCAGCTGATGGAGTTGTCACAGCTGTTACAACTGTACCAAGCTCGGGGCTGGGGGGCGCTGTCTGCTGAGGATCTGCTGCTCTGCCTGAAGAGTCTGGAGCATAGCGG GACTGACAGCCGAGGGGACAGTGTGCCCAGGAGGAGCGCTGATGCCCACCTGGGCGAGATCCCCCGGAAGGAG ATTCCGTCCCAGGCTCTCGCTCGCCGCCTTGCCACAGTTCCTAAGACTGAAAAGCCTCCAGCACGCAAGAAAAGCGGGCACTCCACCCCTGGCAGCCTGAGGGGCCGGGCAGGAGTCTGGAGATGA